One stretch of Akkermansia sp. RCC_12PD DNA includes these proteins:
- a CDS encoding bifunctional 3,4-dihydroxy-2-butanone-4-phosphate synthase/GTP cyclohydrolase II — MDDQLQFCSVEEAVEEIRQGRMIIVTDDPGRENEADLIIAAEFATPEAINFMATHARGLICAPLSPERADTLQLPLMTSVNRENMSTAFTVSVDAAHDITTGISAGERSLTIRTLADPKATVNDFVQPGHVFPLRAVPGGVLRRAGHTEATIDLVRMAGLQPAGVCCEIMKDDGTMARIGDLGPFQKKYGLKACTVAQLIEHRRAQEKQIRLVETVKMPTDYGDFTCHLYESHLDGALHLALVHGEISADKPTLVRVHSECLTGDVFGSRRCDCGSQLHTAMRRIAQEGGVLLYLRQEGRGIGLAAKLQAYKLQEQGLDTVEANLKLGYPDDLRDYGIGAQILHDLGADQLRLLTNNPRKIVGLEGFGLKITEQVPIVIPPNEQNSKYLATKKCKLGHTL; from the coding sequence ATGGACGATCAACTCCAATTCTGCTCCGTCGAGGAAGCCGTGGAAGAAATACGGCAGGGACGGATGATCATCGTTACGGACGATCCCGGCCGTGAAAATGAAGCGGACCTCATCATCGCCGCCGAATTCGCCACGCCGGAAGCCATCAACTTCATGGCCACCCACGCCAGGGGCCTCATCTGCGCCCCCCTTTCTCCGGAACGGGCGGACACTCTCCAGCTCCCGCTCATGACCTCCGTCAACCGGGAAAATATGTCCACCGCCTTCACCGTCTCCGTGGATGCGGCCCATGACATCACCACCGGCATCAGCGCCGGGGAACGCTCCCTGACCATACGCACCCTGGCGGACCCGAAGGCCACCGTCAACGACTTCGTGCAGCCCGGCCACGTCTTCCCGCTCCGCGCCGTTCCCGGCGGGGTGCTCCGCCGCGCCGGCCATACGGAAGCCACCATCGACCTCGTGCGCATGGCGGGGCTCCAGCCCGCCGGAGTCTGCTGTGAAATCATGAAGGACGACGGCACCATGGCCCGTATTGGCGATCTGGGGCCCTTTCAGAAAAAATACGGTCTGAAAGCCTGCACGGTGGCCCAGCTCATTGAACACCGCCGCGCCCAGGAAAAACAAATCCGCCTGGTGGAAACCGTCAAGATGCCGACCGACTATGGAGACTTCACCTGCCACCTTTACGAATCCCATCTGGACGGAGCTCTGCATCTGGCGCTCGTCCACGGAGAAATCTCCGCGGACAAGCCCACTCTGGTCCGCGTACACAGTGAATGCCTTACGGGAGACGTCTTCGGCTCCCGCCGCTGCGACTGCGGCAGCCAGCTCCACACTGCCATGCGCCGCATCGCGCAGGAAGGCGGCGTGCTCCTCTATCTGCGACAGGAAGGCCGCGGCATCGGCCTTGCGGCAAAGCTCCAAGCCTACAAGCTCCAGGAACAGGGGCTGGACACCGTGGAAGCCAACCTCAAGCTGGGCTACCCGGACGACTTGCGGGACTACGGCATCGGCGCCCAAATCCTGCATGACCTGGGGGCGGACCAGCTCCGCCTGCTCACCAACAACCCGCGCAAAATCGTGGGGCTGGAAGGCTTCGGCCTTAAAATCACGGAGCAGGTACCCATCGTCATCCCACCCAACGAACAAAACAGCAAATACCTGGCTACCAAAAAATGCAAGCTGGGCCACACCCTGTAA
- a CDS encoding ankyrin repeat domain-containing protein, with the protein MRQMAGSVLLASVTALMAVPLANAEERTMRLTEEEKQELREANGRLLSLTFRFLYDSWPLDIMSPGKMQEEFNSILQCYQMMEQFRETGRLLLQAPDRNTPLHLCIAMGLNKLAVRMIEAGAPVNAQTVFPHNGTKEPGDTPLIWACSAGIYQDSSAVDRLPVVRALLNHGADPDLPGPGGTTPFMWAAALTNSDPEQEKIALALLDAGSPDLKRRLNAHTRGVGFSSLSTAIFKRLIQAGCDVNERFFASKQSPLHLVCAREEPPERLIPLIELLIKAGADPNQLDVDGLTPLMACNSPEIAVRLMNNGANPSLRNEDGQTTYDFHMKNGYREIAEAIKKWQSAQKKTAQDQ; encoded by the coding sequence ATGAGACAGATGGCAGGTTCTGTTCTGCTCGCGTCCGTGACGGCCCTCATGGCGGTTCCGCTGGCAAACGCGGAGGAGAGAACGATGCGACTTACAGAAGAAGAAAAACAGGAACTGAGGGAAGCGAACGGACGCTTGCTTTCCCTCACTTTCCGCTTCCTGTATGACTCCTGGCCTCTGGACATCATGTCTCCCGGAAAAATGCAGGAGGAATTCAACTCCATCCTGCAATGCTACCAAATGATGGAGCAATTCCGGGAAACGGGCAGGCTCCTTCTTCAGGCTCCCGACCGCAACACGCCCTTGCATCTCTGCATCGCCATGGGCCTGAACAAGCTGGCCGTCCGGATGATAGAAGCGGGAGCCCCAGTCAATGCCCAGACCGTTTTTCCGCATAACGGCACGAAGGAACCCGGGGATACGCCCCTCATCTGGGCATGTTCGGCGGGCATTTACCAGGACTCATCAGCCGTGGACAGGCTTCCCGTAGTCCGAGCCCTCCTCAATCACGGGGCAGACCCCGATCTCCCGGGACCGGGAGGCACTACCCCCTTCATGTGGGCCGCCGCCCTGACCAACTCCGACCCTGAACAGGAAAAAATCGCCTTGGCCCTGCTGGATGCCGGCAGCCCAGACCTCAAGCGCAGGCTAAACGCCCATACGCGCGGAGTAGGGTTCTCCAGCCTTTCCACCGCCATTTTCAAACGGCTGATCCAGGCAGGCTGCGATGTGAACGAACGTTTCTTTGCCAGCAAGCAATCTCCACTCCACTTGGTCTGCGCCAGGGAAGAACCTCCGGAACGACTGATTCCTCTCATTGAACTCCTCATCAAGGCGGGTGCGGACCCCAACCAACTGGATGTGGACGGTCTGACGCCGCTGATGGCATGCAATTCCCCGGAAATAGCCGTCCGCCTCATGAACAACGGCGCCAATCCCTCTCTCCGCAACGAAGATGGCCAGACGACCTATGACTTCCACATGAAAAACGGGTATCGGGAAATTGCGGAAGCCATCAAGAAATGGCAGTCGGCACAGAAAAAAACTGCACAGGACCAGTAA
- the nusB gene encoding transcription antitermination factor NusB yields the protein MLSRNQIRQTALQYLYGASQSPEITEEQEEGIWDILMEPFRADYCKLRAKAVSGHLTRDYPDKLRLFVTRARETAEKLQHDPLTLPVRDQLHDLLNKEGEFNAALLQLKKALHDDPANDRKTLSAACDTVQELNTALMQMRGRLLDSLRDFPAYNSIWSPLISSCGKLQEINDRINCIIHQDGRPSLAEVKKVVEAGQDAEELYREAKTLGEETLRRREELDSVINGILENYSPERVSAMDRAILRLGACELLHRKNLPAPVVISEAIRLAERFSSADSPRFVNGVLAGIAKTARPS from the coding sequence ATGCTCTCACGCAACCAAATCAGACAAACAGCCCTTCAATACCTTTACGGCGCCTCCCAATCCCCGGAAATCACCGAAGAACAGGAAGAAGGCATCTGGGACATCCTGATGGAACCCTTCCGGGCGGACTACTGCAAGCTCCGGGCGAAAGCCGTTTCCGGCCACCTTACGCGTGACTACCCGGACAAGCTGCGCCTCTTCGTCACCCGCGCCAGGGAAACGGCGGAAAAACTGCAGCATGACCCCCTCACGCTGCCCGTCCGCGACCAGCTCCACGACCTGCTGAACAAGGAAGGGGAATTCAACGCCGCCCTGCTTCAACTGAAAAAAGCCCTGCATGACGACCCCGCCAACGACAGGAAAACCCTCTCCGCCGCATGTGACACCGTGCAGGAACTCAACACGGCCCTCATGCAAATGCGCGGCCGCCTTCTGGACTCGCTCAGAGACTTCCCGGCCTACAACAGCATCTGGTCTCCCCTCATATCCTCCTGCGGCAAACTTCAGGAAATCAACGACCGTATCAACTGCATCATCCATCAGGACGGCCGCCCCTCCCTGGCGGAAGTAAAAAAAGTGGTGGAAGCGGGCCAGGATGCGGAAGAACTCTACCGGGAAGCGAAAACACTGGGAGAAGAAACGCTGCGCCGCCGGGAAGAACTGGACTCCGTCATCAACGGCATCCTGGAAAACTACTCCCCGGAACGCGTCAGCGCCATGGATCGCGCCATCCTGCGCCTGGGTGCCTGCGAACTGCTCCATCGGAAAAACCTTCCCGCTCCCGTCGTCATTTCGGAAGCCATCCGGCTGGCGGAACGCTTCTCCTCCGCGGACTCCCCCCGGTTTGTCAACGGCGTGCTTGCCGGCATTGCCAAAACGGCGCGCCCCTCCTAA
- a CDS encoding glutamine--tRNA ligase/YqeY domain fusion protein, protein MSLQSAERRDFIRDMISDDLASGKHQAPVTRFPPEPNGYLHIGHAKSICLNFGIAQEFPGARCHLRFDDTNPSKEDQEYVDSIQEDIHWLGFGWGDNLFFASDMFDFFYECAVSLINQGLAYVDEQTVEEIRAQRGNVNVPGQESPYRNRSAEENLKRFQAMKNGEIPEGKAILRAKIDMASSNMNMRDPVLYRIMFAEHHNTGNKWCIYPMYDFAHPLEDAYEHITHSLCTLEFENHRPLYDWVIEHCPVPSRPRQTEFARLNLTYTVMSKRKLLQLVQEGHVTGWDDPRMPTVSGMRRRGYTPAAIRNFCQTIGITKFNGFTDVALLEYSVREDLNANAPRRMAVLNPLKLTITTLPEDAEEMVEVQNNPEKPEEGFRQVPLTREIWIERDDFMLDPPKKYFRLAPGRTVRLRGGYCVTCTDYRQDADGNITEIFCEHIPGTIGSNPPEGIQCRAAIHWVSTRHAMDGEIRIYDRLFTEENPDAAENGFLSVMNPGSLTVITGAKLEPALAGVEPEFNCQFERLGYFVADRRDHVPGQRPVFNRTVALKDSWAKKQK, encoded by the coding sequence ATGTCATTGCAGTCTGCCGAACGCCGAGATTTCATCCGCGATATGATTTCTGATGACCTTGCCTCCGGCAAGCATCAGGCTCCGGTAACCCGCTTCCCTCCGGAACCCAACGGTTATCTCCATATCGGACACGCCAAATCCATTTGCCTCAACTTCGGTATAGCCCAGGAATTCCCCGGCGCGCGCTGCCACCTGCGCTTTGATGACACCAACCCCAGCAAGGAAGACCAGGAATACGTGGACAGCATCCAGGAGGATATCCACTGGCTGGGATTCGGCTGGGGGGACAACCTCTTCTTCGCCAGCGACATGTTCGACTTCTTCTACGAATGTGCCGTCTCCCTCATCAACCAGGGGCTGGCCTACGTGGACGAACAAACCGTGGAAGAAATACGCGCCCAGCGCGGCAACGTAAACGTGCCCGGCCAGGAATCCCCCTACCGCAACCGCTCCGCGGAAGAAAACCTGAAGCGCTTCCAGGCCATGAAAAACGGGGAAATCCCGGAAGGAAAGGCCATTCTGCGCGCCAAAATAGATATGGCCTCCAGCAACATGAACATGCGTGACCCGGTGCTGTACCGCATCATGTTCGCGGAACACCACAACACGGGCAACAAATGGTGCATCTACCCCATGTACGACTTCGCCCATCCCCTGGAAGACGCCTACGAACACATCACGCACTCCCTCTGCACGCTGGAATTTGAAAACCACCGCCCCCTGTACGACTGGGTCATTGAACACTGCCCCGTCCCGTCCCGTCCGCGGCAGACGGAATTCGCCCGGCTCAACCTGACGTACACCGTCATGAGCAAGCGCAAGCTGCTCCAGCTTGTCCAGGAAGGGCACGTCACCGGCTGGGACGACCCCCGCATGCCCACGGTCTCCGGCATGCGCCGCCGCGGCTACACGCCGGCGGCCATCCGCAACTTCTGCCAGACCATCGGCATTACCAAATTCAACGGATTCACGGACGTGGCCCTGCTGGAATACAGCGTCAGGGAAGACCTCAACGCCAACGCCCCGCGCCGCATGGCCGTCCTCAATCCCCTCAAGCTCACCATCACTACCCTTCCGGAAGACGCGGAAGAAATGGTGGAAGTACAAAACAACCCGGAAAAACCGGAGGAAGGCTTCCGCCAGGTGCCGCTCACCAGGGAAATCTGGATTGAACGGGACGACTTCATGCTGGACCCTCCCAAAAAATACTTCCGCCTGGCCCCCGGCCGCACGGTGCGTCTGCGCGGCGGCTACTGCGTCACCTGCACCGACTACAGGCAGGACGCAGACGGCAACATCACGGAAATCTTCTGCGAGCACATTCCGGGCACTATCGGCTCCAACCCTCCGGAAGGCATCCAGTGCCGCGCCGCCATCCACTGGGTCAGCACCCGCCACGCCATGGACGGGGAAATCCGCATCTACGACCGCCTGTTCACGGAGGAAAACCCGGACGCGGCGGAAAACGGATTCCTCTCCGTCATGAATCCCGGCTCTCTGACCGTCATCACCGGAGCCAAGCTGGAACCCGCCCTGGCCGGGGTGGAACCCGAATTCAACTGCCAGTTTGAGCGCCTGGGCTACTTTGTGGCGGACCGCAGGGACCATGTGCCCGGACAGCGCCCTGTCTTCAACCGCACGGTAGCCCTCAAGGACTCCTGGGCCAAAAAGCAAAAATAA
- a CDS encoding HEAT repeat domain-containing protein, with protein sequence MVSCSKCGHEFLCDREKLMSKKPFAKAKGITDDHFGKNRGAVFQSAVMETGLIQLVCLGVSLLIGAGCVWIFYNASTEMDGTSFLSLLLQPQQKAFALFFACLAGTLMAFSGRRHKAVFIVLGLLLAGGIASLPYVYPVKVHPSLLGGSGSGQVQKGEVSQDHADSMALPSDAVQKASVQNYGEGDLRPLFAAIARKQDQGVLGLWVVGVNAANRDMVKSYLKRMTQSGDEPMFYDRKGTGGGLFVITPTPITFKEFVDVVSRLGEVTLEDKERSFVEVILNRDKFEARPASAALQDERHQYFVLANLKELSSLDIRRIIAAAKRLAAVKPDKLRHEVSSRLVELLKEPWGRDAEYVTALASALVVWAEEQDAEAQRVVYYVTEELKKADCEVPSSLLRFLLRGPEKESAFGMLLSEWKKDPQRWEDECKSIGPTGETAVIQVLNEADDFVLKRSAARILGEIGTEPSLAALKELIHDADNELRLCAELSVSLIEKRLGKGASPAIQ encoded by the coding sequence ATGGTGAGTTGCAGCAAGTGCGGGCATGAGTTTCTTTGCGACAGGGAAAAGCTGATGTCCAAAAAGCCTTTTGCCAAGGCGAAGGGGATCACCGATGATCATTTCGGGAAGAACCGCGGGGCTGTTTTTCAGAGCGCTGTGATGGAAACGGGGCTGATTCAACTGGTGTGCCTTGGCGTTTCCTTGCTTATAGGAGCCGGTTGCGTATGGATTTTTTACAATGCTTCTACGGAGATGGACGGAACGTCCTTCCTTTCCCTGCTGCTTCAGCCGCAGCAGAAGGCTTTCGCTTTGTTTTTCGCCTGTCTGGCCGGAACGCTGATGGCTTTTTCAGGCCGTCGGCACAAAGCGGTGTTCATTGTACTGGGGCTTTTACTTGCCGGCGGCATCGCCTCGCTGCCTTATGTTTATCCTGTCAAGGTGCATCCTTCCCTGCTTGGCGGGAGCGGTTCCGGACAAGTCCAGAAGGGTGAAGTTTCTCAAGACCATGCCGACAGCATGGCCCTGCCTTCCGATGCCGTACAGAAAGCCTCCGTTCAGAATTACGGGGAAGGGGACCTGAGGCCCCTGTTTGCCGCCATTGCCCGCAAACAGGACCAGGGTGTCCTGGGTCTGTGGGTAGTGGGTGTTAATGCGGCCAACCGGGACATGGTGAAAAGTTATCTGAAACGGATGACGCAGTCCGGAGACGAGCCGATGTTTTACGACCGGAAGGGTACAGGAGGCGGTCTGTTTGTCATTACGCCCACGCCGATTACGTTCAAGGAGTTTGTAGATGTCGTCTCCAGGCTGGGAGAGGTGACGCTGGAGGACAAGGAACGTTCTTTTGTGGAAGTGATCCTGAACCGGGACAAGTTTGAGGCTCGTCCGGCTTCCGCCGCCCTTCAGGATGAACGTCACCAGTATTTCGTGCTGGCGAATTTGAAGGAGCTGTCCTCTCTGGATATCCGACGCATTATTGCGGCGGCAAAGCGGCTTGCCGCCGTGAAGCCCGACAAGCTGCGCCATGAAGTTTCCTCCAGGCTGGTGGAATTGCTCAAGGAACCTTGGGGGCGCGATGCCGAGTATGTGACTGCCCTGGCTTCCGCCCTGGTCGTATGGGCGGAGGAACAGGATGCGGAAGCCCAGCGCGTGGTGTATTATGTTACGGAAGAGTTGAAGAAGGCTGATTGCGAGGTTCCTTCCTCCCTGTTGAGATTTTTGCTGCGCGGTCCGGAAAAGGAGAGCGCATTCGGGATGCTTTTGAGTGAGTGGAAGAAAGACCCCCAGAGGTGGGAGGATGAATGCAAGTCCATCGGCCCCACAGGGGAAACCGCTGTCATCCAGGTACTGAATGAGGCGGACGATTTCGTGCTGAAACGTTCCGCCGCGCGCATTCTTGGGGAAATTGGGACGGAACCGTCTCTCGCCGCGCTCAAGGAGCTCATTCATGATGCCGACAATGAATTGCGGCTGTGCGCAGAACTGTCCGTGAGCCTGATTGAAAAACGGCTGGGGAAGGGAGCTTCTCCCGCCATACAGTAA
- the ftsY gene encoding signal recognition particle-docking protein FtsY, which translates to MAGFFKKLLTKFSRGTRIDWDELEADLVTADIGIRRAMNIVDQLRESRGLDAENLVESTREVIRQAFPATPPTLPAPPEGYPLVILVVGVNGTGKTTSAAKLGHLLQKQGGKVLLAAADTFRAAAVEQLQSWAEKLNLPLYKGAPGQDPASVCYEAHAQAIREGCQYLICDTAGRLHTRHNLMEELSKIRRTLSKQDASAPHYTMLVVDATTGANALAQAREFHKATPLDAVIITKMDGSGKGGVAVAIMDEMQISPAFLGTGEQADDFETFNRDRYVDSLL; encoded by the coding sequence ATGGCCGGATTCTTCAAAAAGCTCCTAACCAAATTCTCCCGCGGCACCCGGATAGACTGGGATGAACTGGAAGCGGACCTGGTGACCGCGGACATTGGCATCAGGCGCGCCATGAACATTGTTGACCAGCTCCGGGAAAGCAGGGGGCTGGATGCGGAAAACCTGGTGGAATCCACCCGTGAAGTCATCCGCCAGGCCTTCCCGGCCACTCCGCCCACCCTGCCGGCTCCTCCGGAGGGTTATCCTCTCGTCATCCTCGTGGTTGGCGTCAACGGCACAGGAAAAACCACCTCCGCCGCCAAACTGGGCCATTTGCTGCAAAAACAGGGCGGCAAGGTGCTTCTGGCTGCCGCGGACACCTTCCGGGCCGCCGCCGTGGAACAGCTCCAAAGCTGGGCGGAAAAGCTGAACCTGCCCCTTTACAAGGGAGCGCCCGGCCAGGACCCCGCCTCCGTTTGCTATGAAGCCCATGCCCAGGCCATCCGGGAAGGCTGCCAATACCTCATCTGCGACACCGCCGGACGGCTCCATACCCGCCACAACCTTATGGAGGAACTCTCCAAAATCCGCCGGACCCTCTCCAAGCAGGACGCCTCCGCCCCCCATTACACCATGCTGGTGGTGGACGCCACCACCGGAGCGAACGCCTTGGCACAGGCCAGGGAATTCCACAAGGCCACCCCTCTGGACGCCGTCATCATCACTAAAATGGACGGCTCCGGCAAAGGCGGCGTAGCCGTAGCCATCATGGATGAAATGCAAATCTCCCCCGCCTTCCTGGGAACAGGGGAACAGGCGGACGACTTTGAAACCTTCAACCGGGACCGCTACGTGGACTCCCTTCTCTAA
- the ribH gene encoding 6,7-dimethyl-8-ribityllumazine synthase — translation MSTELPRRQRPTGTRAKICIVASEYNEQYTQALVDNCSEELAAVLPSVRLEVIRVPGAFEIPVTIKSILSRSPEKRPDAVVALGVILRGSTDHADLIGSTITQALMQLALEFTTPVIHEVLLLNDEKQAFARCIASQLNRGREAARTAARMAELFINSLSRQ, via the coding sequence ATGTCCACGGAACTCCCCCGCCGCCAGCGCCCTACGGGAACGCGCGCCAAAATTTGCATCGTCGCTTCGGAATACAATGAGCAATACACCCAGGCCCTGGTGGACAACTGCTCGGAAGAACTGGCCGCCGTGCTCCCGTCCGTCCGGCTGGAAGTAATTCGCGTTCCGGGCGCCTTTGAAATCCCGGTCACCATCAAATCCATCCTGTCCCGCTCCCCGGAAAAACGGCCGGACGCCGTCGTGGCGCTGGGCGTCATCCTGCGCGGCAGCACGGACCACGCGGACCTCATCGGCTCCACCATCACGCAGGCCCTGATGCAATTGGCGCTGGAATTCACCACTCCCGTCATCCATGAAGTACTGCTTCTGAATGATGAAAAACAGGCATTCGCCCGCTGCATCGCCTCCCAGCTCAACCGCGGCCGAGAAGCGGCGCGCACCGCCGCACGCATGGCGGAACTCTTCATCAACTCCCTCTCCCGGCAATAA
- a CDS encoding MFS transporter, with protein sequence MTDQENMKAAVPDAAKRYMRYLLIMAGLGGLLYGVDVGVIAAALPYIEQTAGFNPSQLSQVVAAVLFGSVLSSLFAGYLADKMGRKALITIAAALFTLSIPVICLSQEVFGIMLLGRILQGASAGIVGVVVPLYLAECLSAESRGKGTGMFQFLLTVGLVFAAVIGLFAAKYVGGVEDSGVSEEELASAKVFAWQAIFWVCAIPGLFLFFGSFRLSESPRYLFRRGRKDKAMAVLVRSYGEVRAQEVFDEMVHIEEEEKLKAEELKKQSSSGESLLQRKYVYPFILAVLVLAFTQATGINSVLNYSVKVFQQAGLEGTTANWADFTIKVVNCLMTIVAMMLVDRKGRKFLLKIGTAGIVVGLLGTGFLFNNVEEARKDVTSDVAALLAQQSPSVQKQFEEGKEVDSIRTLQLERTPDSTFVKDLLSKNGMADKDINRMQLIITYDQLEANPAWYQFLMGSSTQLSVVEFSELTKDPKDIKKEEDKASLAVIKAVPDSTNKMVVAGKDGYAMKPVSILKAELGEKPDSSVGWGVTAFFIIFIAFYATGPGVCVWLALSELMPARIRSNGMAIALLINQLVSTVIAGSFLPWVGSCGYSGVFFTLGGITVLYFITVAFFLPETKGRSLEEIEGYFATGKMPEDLKMIGEGIEAEE encoded by the coding sequence ATGACAGACCAAGAAAACATGAAGGCCGCCGTCCCGGATGCGGCCAAGCGGTACATGCGCTACCTCCTCATCATGGCCGGTTTGGGCGGCCTTCTCTACGGTGTGGACGTCGGCGTCATTGCTGCTGCGCTCCCTTACATTGAGCAGACGGCCGGGTTTAATCCCTCCCAGCTTTCCCAGGTGGTGGCCGCCGTGCTTTTCGGCAGCGTGCTTTCCTCCCTGTTTGCGGGTTATCTGGCCGACAAGATGGGACGCAAAGCTTTGATTACGATCGCTGCCGCCCTGTTTACGCTGAGTATTCCCGTGATCTGCCTGTCTCAGGAAGTGTTCGGCATCATGCTGCTGGGCCGCATTTTGCAGGGCGCCAGCGCCGGTATCGTCGGCGTGGTGGTTCCGCTGTATCTGGCGGAATGTCTGAGTGCGGAGTCCCGGGGCAAGGGCACGGGGATGTTCCAGTTCCTGCTGACGGTTGGCTTGGTGTTTGCCGCTGTGATAGGTCTGTTTGCCGCCAAATACGTGGGTGGCGTGGAGGATTCCGGCGTGAGCGAAGAAGAACTGGCTTCCGCAAAGGTGTTTGCCTGGCAGGCCATTTTCTGGGTGTGCGCCATTCCCGGCCTGTTCCTGTTTTTCGGCTCCTTCCGTTTGAGCGAATCCCCCCGTTATTTGTTCCGACGTGGCCGCAAGGATAAGGCCATGGCCGTACTCGTCCGCAGTTATGGGGAAGTGCGCGCCCAGGAGGTGTTTGATGAAATGGTTCACATTGAAGAGGAAGAGAAGCTGAAGGCGGAAGAGCTGAAGAAGCAGAGTTCCTCCGGCGAGTCCCTTCTTCAGCGCAAGTATGTATATCCCTTTATTCTGGCGGTTCTTGTTCTGGCATTCACGCAGGCTACGGGTATCAACTCCGTGCTGAACTATTCCGTGAAGGTATTCCAGCAGGCCGGCCTGGAAGGCACGACCGCCAACTGGGCGGATTTCACCATCAAGGTGGTGAACTGCCTGATGACCATCGTCGCCATGATGCTGGTGGACCGCAAGGGCCGCAAGTTCCTGCTCAAGATCGGCACGGCCGGTATTGTGGTGGGCCTGCTTGGCACCGGTTTCCTGTTCAATAATGTGGAAGAGGCCCGCAAGGACGTGACTTCCGACGTGGCTGCCCTGCTGGCGCAGCAGAGCCCCTCCGTCCAGAAGCAGTTTGAAGAAGGCAAGGAAGTGGACAGCATCCGTACGCTGCAGCTGGAACGTACGCCCGATTCCACATTCGTCAAGGATCTGCTTTCCAAGAATGGCATGGCGGACAAGGATATCAACAGGATGCAGCTGATCATCACTTACGACCAGCTGGAAGCCAATCCTGCATGGTATCAGTTCCTGATGGGTTCTTCCACGCAGCTTTCCGTCGTGGAGTTTTCCGAATTGACGAAGGATCCCAAGGATATCAAGAAGGAAGAGGACAAAGCCTCCCTGGCCGTCATCAAGGCGGTGCCGGATTCCACCAACAAGATGGTCGTAGCCGGCAAGGACGGCTATGCCATGAAGCCCGTTTCCATCCTGAAGGCGGAGTTGGGTGAAAAGCCGGATTCCTCGGTGGGCTGGGGCGTCACTGCCTTCTTCATCATCTTCATCGCCTTTTATGCGACGGGTCCGGGCGTTTGTGTCTGGCTGGCCCTGTCCGAGCTGATGCCTGCCCGCATCCGTTCCAACGGCATGGCGATTGCTCTGCTGATCAACCAGCTTGTGTCCACGGTGATTGCCGGTTCCTTCCTCCCGTGGGTGGGAAGCTGCGGCTATTCCGGCGTGTTCTTTACGCTGGGCGGCATTACGGTGCTGTACTTCATCACGGTGGCTTTCTTCCTGCCTGAAACCAAGGGCCGTTCTCTTGAAGAAATTGAAGGTTATTTTGCTACAGGCAAGATGCCGGAAGATCTCAAGATGATCGGTGAAGGGATTGAAGCGGAAGAATAA